In Cryptomeria japonica chromosome 10, Sugi_1.0, whole genome shotgun sequence, a genomic segment contains:
- the LOC131076906 gene encoding uncharacterized protein LOC131076906 isoform X2, which yields MKCVEIGLLLLLCLTSANAGGEGWDWISGLKGMNGSEFKNSIYPIIQMAANAYRYPKTIEVPGWTPSSLVPPVAPSQGGVHVLAYRQETSNKIVIAFRGTQITDLLDGLADICADMLLWDGLDFNSLPPKCSIFTYSTLDYFSQALNFTRHVMDAYPGYPLLLTGHSLGAGLAVLVSAALSENSLIVPVIGFGPPATLKPLERRSLHLRAADEGKVILVANEWDEIMRTQWEGQLGTLCLYQTVETEACTACFDNFEVSGGWGSARLLLEKEGEKGSVLPEGNCIICFMQTHILKTLIKLVQEGSKPICQERLPTIQISGSESTANSGFSRFSLKLYKSGDLSS from the exons ATGAAGTGCGTGGAAATAGGTTTGCTGCTACTGCTGTGTTTAACAAGTGCAAATGCCGGGGGCGAGGGATGGGATTGGATCTCCGGTTTGAAAGGCATGAATGGATCCGAATTTAAGAATTCCATCTACCCAATAATCCAAATGGCTGCCAATGCCTACAGATACCCCAAAACTATAGAAGTCCCAGGCTGGACCCCTTCCTCCCTGGTGCCTCCCGTGGCTCCATCACAGGGTGGAGTCCACGTTTTGGCCTACCGACAAGAAACATCCAATAAAATTGTGATTGCATTCCGGGGCACCCAAATCACAGACTTATTAGACGGCCTTGCAGACATTTGTGCAGACATGCTCCTTTGGGACGGCCTGGACTTTAATTCCCTTCCACCCAAATGCTCCATCTTTACATACTCCACCCTTGACTACTTTTCTCAAGCCCTCAACTTCACAAGACATGTAATGGATGCCTATCCGGGATACCCACTTTTGCTAACAGGCCACAGCTTGGGCGCAGGTCTTGCTGTACTTGTATCTGCTGCACTTTCTGAGAATTCTCTTATTGTTCCTGTCATTGGGTTCGGTCCTCCTGCCACTCTGAAGCCCTTGGAGAGGAGATCATTGCATCTCAGGGCTGCAGATGAAGGCAAggtcattcttgttgcaaatgaatggGATGAAATTATGAGGACGCAATGGGAAGGCCAACTGGGTACTCTGTGCCTGTATCAGACAGTGGAAACCGAGGCTTGTACAGCATGCTTTGATAACTTCGAGGTCTCTGGTGGGTGGGGCAGTGCGAGGTTGTTGttagagaaggaaggagaaaagggTTCTGTGCTTCCAGAGGGGAATTGCATTATATGCTTCATGCAGACTCATATTCTAAAGACTCTGATTAAGCTTGTTCAAGAGGGAAGTAAACCCATATGCCAAGAGAGACTTCCCACAATTCAAATTTCTGGGTCAG AGTCCACTGCCAATTCTGGCTTTAGCAGATTCTCTCTCAAGTTATATAAGAGCGGGGACTTATCTTCATGA
- the LOC131076906 gene encoding uncharacterized protein LOC131076906 isoform X3: MKCVEIGLLLLLCLTSANAGGEGWDWISGLKGMNGSEFKNSIYPIIQMAANAYRYPKTIEVPGWTPSSLVPPVAPSQGGVHVLAYRQETSNKIVIAFRGTQITDLLDGLADICADMLLWDGLDFNSLPPKCSIFTYSTLDYFSQALNFTRHVMDAYPGYPLLLTGHSLGAGLAVLVSAALSENSLIVPVIGFGPPATLKPLERRSLHLRAADEGKVILVANEWDEIMRTQWEGQLGTLCLYQTVETEACTACFDNFEVSGGWGSARLLLEKEGEKGSVLPEGNCIICFMQTHILKTLIKLVQEGSKPICQERLPTIQISGSGNRCRSYIQEFQ, from the coding sequence ATGAAGTGCGTGGAAATAGGTTTGCTGCTACTGCTGTGTTTAACAAGTGCAAATGCCGGGGGCGAGGGATGGGATTGGATCTCCGGTTTGAAAGGCATGAATGGATCCGAATTTAAGAATTCCATCTACCCAATAATCCAAATGGCTGCCAATGCCTACAGATACCCCAAAACTATAGAAGTCCCAGGCTGGACCCCTTCCTCCCTGGTGCCTCCCGTGGCTCCATCACAGGGTGGAGTCCACGTTTTGGCCTACCGACAAGAAACATCCAATAAAATTGTGATTGCATTCCGGGGCACCCAAATCACAGACTTATTAGACGGCCTTGCAGACATTTGTGCAGACATGCTCCTTTGGGACGGCCTGGACTTTAATTCCCTTCCACCCAAATGCTCCATCTTTACATACTCCACCCTTGACTACTTTTCTCAAGCCCTCAACTTCACAAGACATGTAATGGATGCCTATCCGGGATACCCACTTTTGCTAACAGGCCACAGCTTGGGCGCAGGTCTTGCTGTACTTGTATCTGCTGCACTTTCTGAGAATTCTCTTATTGTTCCTGTCATTGGGTTCGGTCCTCCTGCCACTCTGAAGCCCTTGGAGAGGAGATCATTGCATCTCAGGGCTGCAGATGAAGGCAAggtcattcttgttgcaaatgaatggGATGAAATTATGAGGACGCAATGGGAAGGCCAACTGGGTACTCTGTGCCTGTATCAGACAGTGGAAACCGAGGCTTGTACAGCATGCTTTGATAACTTCGAGGTCTCTGGTGGGTGGGGCAGTGCGAGGTTGTTGttagagaaggaaggagaaaagggTTCTGTGCTTCCAGAGGGGAATTGCATTATATGCTTCATGCAGACTCATATTCTAAAGACTCTGATTAAGCTTGTTCAAGAGGGAAGTAAACCCATATGCCAAGAGAGACTTCCCACAATTCAAATTTCTGGGTCAG
- the LOC131076906 gene encoding uncharacterized protein LOC131076906 isoform X4, whose product MKCVEIGLLLLLCLTSANAGGEGWDWISGLKGMNGSEFKNSIYPIIQMAANAYRYPKTIEVPGWTPSSLVPPVAPSQGGVHVLAYRQETSNKIVIAFRGTQITDLLDGLADICADMLLWDGLDFNSLPPKCSIFTYSTLDYFSQALNFTRHVMDAYPGYPLLLTGHSLGAGLAVLVSAALSENSLIVPVIGFGPPATLKPLERRSLHLRAADEGKVILVANEWDEIMRTQWEGQLGTLCLYQTVETEACTACFDNFEVSGGWGSARLLLEKEGEKGSVLPEGNCIICFMQTHILKTLIKLVQEGSKPICQERLPTIQISGSAVPCT is encoded by the coding sequence ATGAAGTGCGTGGAAATAGGTTTGCTGCTACTGCTGTGTTTAACAAGTGCAAATGCCGGGGGCGAGGGATGGGATTGGATCTCCGGTTTGAAAGGCATGAATGGATCCGAATTTAAGAATTCCATCTACCCAATAATCCAAATGGCTGCCAATGCCTACAGATACCCCAAAACTATAGAAGTCCCAGGCTGGACCCCTTCCTCCCTGGTGCCTCCCGTGGCTCCATCACAGGGTGGAGTCCACGTTTTGGCCTACCGACAAGAAACATCCAATAAAATTGTGATTGCATTCCGGGGCACCCAAATCACAGACTTATTAGACGGCCTTGCAGACATTTGTGCAGACATGCTCCTTTGGGACGGCCTGGACTTTAATTCCCTTCCACCCAAATGCTCCATCTTTACATACTCCACCCTTGACTACTTTTCTCAAGCCCTCAACTTCACAAGACATGTAATGGATGCCTATCCGGGATACCCACTTTTGCTAACAGGCCACAGCTTGGGCGCAGGTCTTGCTGTACTTGTATCTGCTGCACTTTCTGAGAATTCTCTTATTGTTCCTGTCATTGGGTTCGGTCCTCCTGCCACTCTGAAGCCCTTGGAGAGGAGATCATTGCATCTCAGGGCTGCAGATGAAGGCAAggtcattcttgttgcaaatgaatggGATGAAATTATGAGGACGCAATGGGAAGGCCAACTGGGTACTCTGTGCCTGTATCAGACAGTGGAAACCGAGGCTTGTACAGCATGCTTTGATAACTTCGAGGTCTCTGGTGGGTGGGGCAGTGCGAGGTTGTTGttagagaaggaaggagaaaagggTTCTGTGCTTCCAGAGGGGAATTGCATTATATGCTTCATGCAGACTCATATTCTAAAGACTCTGATTAAGCTTGTTCAAGAGGGAAGTAAACCCATATGCCAAGAGAGACTTCCCACAATTCAAATTTCTGGGTCAG
- the LOC131076906 gene encoding uncharacterized protein LOC131076906 isoform X5, whose product MKCVEIGLLLLLCLTSANAGGEGWDWISGLKGMNGSEFKNSIYPIIQMAANAYRYPKTIEVPGWTPSSLVPPVAPSQGGVHVLAYRQETSNKIVIAFRGTQITDLLDGLADICADMLLWDGLDFNSLPPKCSIFTYSTLDYFSQALNFTRHVMDAYPGYPLLLTGHSLGAGLAVLVSAALSENSLIVPVIGFGPPATLKPLERRSLHLRAADEGKVILVANEWDEIMRTQWEGQLGTLCLYQTVETEACTACFDNFEVSGGWGSARLLLEKEGEKGSVLPEGNCIICFMQTHILKTLIKLVQEGSKPICQERLPTIQISGK is encoded by the coding sequence ATGAAGTGCGTGGAAATAGGTTTGCTGCTACTGCTGTGTTTAACAAGTGCAAATGCCGGGGGCGAGGGATGGGATTGGATCTCCGGTTTGAAAGGCATGAATGGATCCGAATTTAAGAATTCCATCTACCCAATAATCCAAATGGCTGCCAATGCCTACAGATACCCCAAAACTATAGAAGTCCCAGGCTGGACCCCTTCCTCCCTGGTGCCTCCCGTGGCTCCATCACAGGGTGGAGTCCACGTTTTGGCCTACCGACAAGAAACATCCAATAAAATTGTGATTGCATTCCGGGGCACCCAAATCACAGACTTATTAGACGGCCTTGCAGACATTTGTGCAGACATGCTCCTTTGGGACGGCCTGGACTTTAATTCCCTTCCACCCAAATGCTCCATCTTTACATACTCCACCCTTGACTACTTTTCTCAAGCCCTCAACTTCACAAGACATGTAATGGATGCCTATCCGGGATACCCACTTTTGCTAACAGGCCACAGCTTGGGCGCAGGTCTTGCTGTACTTGTATCTGCTGCACTTTCTGAGAATTCTCTTATTGTTCCTGTCATTGGGTTCGGTCCTCCTGCCACTCTGAAGCCCTTGGAGAGGAGATCATTGCATCTCAGGGCTGCAGATGAAGGCAAggtcattcttgttgcaaatgaatggGATGAAATTATGAGGACGCAATGGGAAGGCCAACTGGGTACTCTGTGCCTGTATCAGACAGTGGAAACCGAGGCTTGTACAGCATGCTTTGATAACTTCGAGGTCTCTGGTGGGTGGGGCAGTGCGAGGTTGTTGttagagaaggaaggagaaaagggTTCTGTGCTTCCAGAGGGGAATTGCATTATATGCTTCATGCAGACTCATATTCTAAAGACTCTGATTAAGCTTGTTCAAGAGGGAAGTAAACCCATATGCCAAGAGAGACTTCCCACAATTCAAATTTCTGG